A genomic window from Gossypium hirsutum isolate 1008001.06 chromosome D12, Gossypium_hirsutum_v2.1, whole genome shotgun sequence includes:
- the LOC107942280 gene encoding F-box protein At5g49610 has product MDRGNKAPNLYGNKKSRIYMDLKGLIRENALPYLPAKSLFRCAGVCRGWRFQISTAFFAHNQSNSFRGISGFFFQSLAGMPAFMSLDPRAYGVPDPSLTFLPEPVDVRTSCNGLLCCQGRTPYRPYYICNPANKQWKELPKPDGDHGPDPVVVLVFEPSIMNFTANYKLVCPFPSELGEYKFEVYSSDRGSWRTSGEIRFDDNEKLLPKTGVHVNGIVYWLSTRGVTSFGLNSELCRLSVGAECNK; this is encoded by the coding sequence atggACAGAGGAAACAAGGCACCAAACTTGTATGGGAACAAGAAGAGCAGGATTTACATGGATCTAAAAGGTCTTATAAGGGAGAATGCTCTTCCTTACCTTCCGGCTAAATCGCTTTTTCGTTGCGCCGGAGTTTGTCGGGGATGGAGGTTTCAAATATCAACCGCTTTCTTTGCTCACAATCAATCGAATTCATTCCGTGGTATATCTGGCTTCTTTTTTCAATCACTAGCAGGGATGCCAGCATTCATGTCTCTTGACCCCAGGGCTTATGGTGTTCCAGACCCATCCTTAACATTTCTGCCTGAACCTGTTGATGTTAGGACATCCTGCAATGGGCTACTTTGTTGCCAGGGACGTACTCCTTACCGCCCTTACTACATCTGCAATCCTGCTAACAAGCAATGGAAGGAACTTCCAAAACCAGACGGTGATCATGGGCCAGACCCTGTTGTAGTGCTCGTATTCGAGCCATCGATTATGAACTTCACTGCCAATTATAAGCTAGTTTGCCCCTTTCCATCTGAACTAGGTGAATACAAGTTTGAGGTATATTCCTCTGACAGAGGATCATGGAGAACATCTGGTGAGATTAGGTTTGATGACAATGAGAAACTCTTGCCAAAAACAGGTGTTCATGTGAATGGCATTGTTTATTGGCTGTCAACACGAGGAGTTACTTCATTCGGTCTCAATTCAGAGTTGTGTAGGCTTTCTGTTGGAGCTgagtgcaacaaatag